One Pecten maximus chromosome 7, xPecMax1.1, whole genome shotgun sequence genomic window carries:
- the LOC117330294 gene encoding betaine--homocysteine S-methyltransferase 1-like isoform X4 translates to MHEEFVHAGSDVVEAFTYYAHREKMRLVGREGDLEKLNRTALRIAREVADNTGTLMAGNICNTGLYDPDDKKSDETIMMMFKEQLEWAVEGGADYIIAETFNDFGEAMLALQAIKTFGQGLPAVITMAAYVPDVTTDDVSFPEACKRLEEAGAAVVGLNCARGPSTMLPLIRQIRAVCKGPIAAIPVPFRTDKDHVTFQSLKDNQTGENLYPVDVCACMSKRSEIRTFAREAREIGVNYIGLCCGNAPFYLREVAEEYGRTPAASKYNPDMSSSHIYNQTTATARSLKLRSYTGIDS, encoded by the exons ATGCATGAAGAGTTTGTCCATGCCGGAAGTGACGTTGTAGAAGCTTTCACG TACTATGCTCACAGAGAGAAAATGAGGTTGGTAGGCCGAGAAGGTGACTTGGAAAAACTCAACAGGACAGCTCTAAGAATCGCTCGTGAGGTTGCAGACAATACCGGAACGCTTATGGCGGGAAACATTTGTAACACTGGTCTATATGATCCAGATGATAAGAAATCCGATGAAACGATAATGATGATGTTTAAG GAACAGCTTGAGTGGGCCGTGGAAGGCGGGGCCGATTATATCATAGCAGAGACGTTCAACGACTTCGGGGAAGCCATGCTAGCTCTACAGGCCATCAAAACGTTCGGCCAAG GGTTACCAGCCGTCATCACAATGGCAGCGTACGTGCCTGATGTGACCACGGATGACGTCAGTTTCCCCGAAGCGTGTAAGCGTTTAGAAGAGGCGGGAGCGGCGGTTGTTGGCTTAAACTGTGCACGTGGTCCTTCAACTATGTTACCACTTATCCGACAGATACGTGCCGTGTGTAAG GGTCCTATAGCCGCGATTCCTGTTCCGTTCCGTACAGACAAAGACCATGTCACATTCCAGTCTCTGAAGGATAATCAAACAG GTGAAAATCTCTATCCTGTAGATGTGTGTGCATGTATGTCCAAGAGAAGTGAAATCCGAACTTTTGCACGAGAAGCTAGGGAAATCGGTGTGAACTACATCGGTCTGTGTTGCGGAAATGCACCGTTTTACTTGCGGGAAGTGGCGGAGGAATATGGTAGGACCCCGGCCGCAAGTAAATACAACCCAGATATGTCCAGTAGTCATATCTACAACCAAACGACGGCAACAGCGAGATCTCTCAAACTTAGATCATACACTGGCATAGACAGTTAA
- the LOC117330294 gene encoding betaine--homocysteine S-methyltransferase 1-like isoform X3, giving the protein MVPGLVHRLARGDSIIIAEGYVREFERRGYLNAGAFVPEVVLESPHLVKVMHEEFVHAGSDVVEAFTYYAHREKMRLVGREGDLEKLNRTALRIAREVADNTGTLMAGNICNTGLYDPDDKKSDETIMMMFKEQLEWAVEGGADYIIAETFNDFGEAMLALQAIKTFGQGLPAVITMAAYVPDVTTDDVSFPEACKRLEEAGAAVVGLNCARGPSTMLPLIRQIRAVCKGPIAAIPVPFRTDKDHVTFQSLKDNQTGENLYPVDVCACMSKRSEIRTFAREAREIGVNYIGLCCGNAPFYLREVAEEYGRTPAASKYNPDMSSSHIYNQTTATARSLKLRSYTGIDS; this is encoded by the exons ATGGTACCCG GTTTGGTCCATCGCCTGGCTCGTGGGGATAGCATTATTATCGCTGAGGGCTACGTCAGGGAGTTTGAGCGACGTGGATATTTAAATGCCGGAGCCTTTGTACCGGAAGTAGTCCTCGAATCGCCACACCTCGTGAAAGTCATGCATGAAGAGTTTGTCCATGCCGGAAGTGACGTTGTAGAAGCTTTCACG TACTATGCTCACAGAGAGAAAATGAGGTTGGTAGGCCGAGAAGGTGACTTGGAAAAACTCAACAGGACAGCTCTAAGAATCGCTCGTGAGGTTGCAGACAATACCGGAACGCTTATGGCGGGAAACATTTGTAACACTGGTCTATATGATCCAGATGATAAGAAATCCGATGAAACGATAATGATGATGTTTAAG GAACAGCTTGAGTGGGCCGTGGAAGGCGGGGCCGATTATATCATAGCAGAGACGTTCAACGACTTCGGGGAAGCCATGCTAGCTCTACAGGCCATCAAAACGTTCGGCCAAG GGTTACCAGCCGTCATCACAATGGCAGCGTACGTGCCTGATGTGACCACGGATGACGTCAGTTTCCCCGAAGCGTGTAAGCGTTTAGAAGAGGCGGGAGCGGCGGTTGTTGGCTTAAACTGTGCACGTGGTCCTTCAACTATGTTACCACTTATCCGACAGATACGTGCCGTGTGTAAG GGTCCTATAGCCGCGATTCCTGTTCCGTTCCGTACAGACAAAGACCATGTCACATTCCAGTCTCTGAAGGATAATCAAACAG GTGAAAATCTCTATCCTGTAGATGTGTGTGCATGTATGTCCAAGAGAAGTGAAATCCGAACTTTTGCACGAGAAGCTAGGGAAATCGGTGTGAACTACATCGGTCTGTGTTGCGGAAATGCACCGTTTTACTTGCGGGAAGTGGCGGAGGAATATGGTAGGACCCCGGCCGCAAGTAAATACAACCCAGATATGTCCAGTAGTCATATCTACAACCAAACGACGGCAACAGCGAGATCTCTCAAACTTAGATCATACACTGGCATAGACAGTTAA
- the LOC117330294 gene encoding betaine--homocysteine S-methyltransferase 1-like isoform X2 has protein sequence MSKDGLVHRLARGDSIIIAEGYVREFERRGYLNAGAFVPEVVLESPHLVKVMHEEFVHAGSDVVEAFTYYAHREKMRLVGREGDLEKLNRTALRIAREVADNTGTLMAGNICNTGLYDPDDKKSDETIMMMFKEQLEWAVEGGADYIIAETFNDFGEAMLALQAIKTFGQGLPAVITMAAYVPDVTTDDVSFPEACKRLEEAGAAVVGLNCARGPSTMLPLIRQIRAVCKGPIAAIPVPFRTDKDHVTFQSLKDNQTGENLYPVDVCACMSKRSEIRTFAREAREIGVNYIGLCCGNAPFYLREVAEEYGRTPAASKYNPDMSSSHIYNQTTATARSLKLRSYTGIDS, from the exons ATGTCTAAAGACG GTTTGGTCCATCGCCTGGCTCGTGGGGATAGCATTATTATCGCTGAGGGCTACGTCAGGGAGTTTGAGCGACGTGGATATTTAAATGCCGGAGCCTTTGTACCGGAAGTAGTCCTCGAATCGCCACACCTCGTGAAAGTCATGCATGAAGAGTTTGTCCATGCCGGAAGTGACGTTGTAGAAGCTTTCACG TACTATGCTCACAGAGAGAAAATGAGGTTGGTAGGCCGAGAAGGTGACTTGGAAAAACTCAACAGGACAGCTCTAAGAATCGCTCGTGAGGTTGCAGACAATACCGGAACGCTTATGGCGGGAAACATTTGTAACACTGGTCTATATGATCCAGATGATAAGAAATCCGATGAAACGATAATGATGATGTTTAAG GAACAGCTTGAGTGGGCCGTGGAAGGCGGGGCCGATTATATCATAGCAGAGACGTTCAACGACTTCGGGGAAGCCATGCTAGCTCTACAGGCCATCAAAACGTTCGGCCAAG GGTTACCAGCCGTCATCACAATGGCAGCGTACGTGCCTGATGTGACCACGGATGACGTCAGTTTCCCCGAAGCGTGTAAGCGTTTAGAAGAGGCGGGAGCGGCGGTTGTTGGCTTAAACTGTGCACGTGGTCCTTCAACTATGTTACCACTTATCCGACAGATACGTGCCGTGTGTAAG GGTCCTATAGCCGCGATTCCTGTTCCGTTCCGTACAGACAAAGACCATGTCACATTCCAGTCTCTGAAGGATAATCAAACAG GTGAAAATCTCTATCCTGTAGATGTGTGTGCATGTATGTCCAAGAGAAGTGAAATCCGAACTTTTGCACGAGAAGCTAGGGAAATCGGTGTGAACTACATCGGTCTGTGTTGCGGAAATGCACCGTTTTACTTGCGGGAAGTGGCGGAGGAATATGGTAGGACCCCGGCCGCAAGTAAATACAACCCAGATATGTCCAGTAGTCATATCTACAACCAAACGACGGCAACAGCGAGATCTCTCAAACTTAGATCATACACTGGCATAGACAGTTAA
- the LOC117330294 gene encoding betaine--homocysteine S-methyltransferase 1-like isoform X1: MHFSSGLVHRLARGDSIIIAEGYVREFERRGYLNAGAFVPEVVLESPHLVKVMHEEFVHAGSDVVEAFTYYAHREKMRLVGREGDLEKLNRTALRIAREVADNTGTLMAGNICNTGLYDPDDKKSDETIMMMFKEQLEWAVEGGADYIIAETFNDFGEAMLALQAIKTFGQGLPAVITMAAYVPDVTTDDVSFPEACKRLEEAGAAVVGLNCARGPSTMLPLIRQIRAVCKGPIAAIPVPFRTDKDHVTFQSLKDNQTGENLYPVDVCACMSKRSEIRTFAREAREIGVNYIGLCCGNAPFYLREVAEEYGRTPAASKYNPDMSSSHIYNQTTATARSLKLRSYTGIDS, translated from the exons ATGCATTTCTCATCAGGTTTGGTCCATCGCCTGGCTCGTGGGGATAGCATTATTATCGCTGAGGGCTACGTCAGGGAGTTTGAGCGACGTGGATATTTAAATGCCGGAGCCTTTGTACCGGAAGTAGTCCTCGAATCGCCACACCTCGTGAAAGTCATGCATGAAGAGTTTGTCCATGCCGGAAGTGACGTTGTAGAAGCTTTCACG TACTATGCTCACAGAGAGAAAATGAGGTTGGTAGGCCGAGAAGGTGACTTGGAAAAACTCAACAGGACAGCTCTAAGAATCGCTCGTGAGGTTGCAGACAATACCGGAACGCTTATGGCGGGAAACATTTGTAACACTGGTCTATATGATCCAGATGATAAGAAATCCGATGAAACGATAATGATGATGTTTAAG GAACAGCTTGAGTGGGCCGTGGAAGGCGGGGCCGATTATATCATAGCAGAGACGTTCAACGACTTCGGGGAAGCCATGCTAGCTCTACAGGCCATCAAAACGTTCGGCCAAG GGTTACCAGCCGTCATCACAATGGCAGCGTACGTGCCTGATGTGACCACGGATGACGTCAGTTTCCCCGAAGCGTGTAAGCGTTTAGAAGAGGCGGGAGCGGCGGTTGTTGGCTTAAACTGTGCACGTGGTCCTTCAACTATGTTACCACTTATCCGACAGATACGTGCCGTGTGTAAG GGTCCTATAGCCGCGATTCCTGTTCCGTTCCGTACAGACAAAGACCATGTCACATTCCAGTCTCTGAAGGATAATCAAACAG GTGAAAATCTCTATCCTGTAGATGTGTGTGCATGTATGTCCAAGAGAAGTGAAATCCGAACTTTTGCACGAGAAGCTAGGGAAATCGGTGTGAACTACATCGGTCTGTGTTGCGGAAATGCACCGTTTTACTTGCGGGAAGTGGCGGAGGAATATGGTAGGACCCCGGCCGCAAGTAAATACAACCCAGATATGTCCAGTAGTCATATCTACAACCAAACGACGGCAACAGCGAGATCTCTCAAACTTAGATCATACACTGGCATAGACAGTTAA